In the genome of Streptomyces sp. 846.5, the window GGGTCAGCCAGGGTGGTGCCGCGTCAGGACCGCTCCCGGCCATGTGGGGCAGTGCCAGGAACTGCCGGTCCACTCGATGAGGAACGGTTGCGCATGGGGCAGGGGTGTTCCCCAGACGGCGGCGCCGAGCTCGCAGAGGCGGCCGAGTCCGGCCGTGAGGCTGGCCACGTGGCCGACAACGGTGACGGTCTCTCCCGGGTGCTGCTCGGCGATGTGATGGAAGGCCGTGGTCACGCGGGTGACGACGTCGTGCCCGGTCTCGCCGTCCGCGACCCGTTGCTCCAGGTCCTTGTCGACGACCCAGGCGCGCAGCACGTCCGCCGTCTGCCGTCGGACGGTCGGATCGCCGCTTCCTTCGTGCCTGCCGATGCCGACCTCCATCAGCTCAGGCATCGCCTGGACCGACATGCCGGCCGCGGCAGCGAGCGGCTGCGCGGTCTGTCGTGCGCGCAGGGCCGTGCTGGCATAGATCCCGCTGATCGGCTCGTCCGCCAGGGTTCGGGCCGCGAGCACCGCCTGGCGCTGTCCCAGTTCGGTCAAGGGTGCGCTGGGAACCGCCCCGGCGATCGCGAAGGTGACGTTCTCCGACTCGCCGTGCCGAAGGCACCACACCCGGACGCGGTTGCTCATGCTGCCTGTTCCTCACGCTCGACCCAACACCTCCTACAGCGAAGCCATCGCCTTCCCCGCCCCTTGGGCCGAACCAGTCCTCGAGGCAATCGCACCGGCATCCACCTGCAGCGAAGCCGCAACCATGATGCCGATGCTGAACACCGCATAACGGCCACGCCGACGTTGACACCACTCCGACATACCCCGTGGCTCACGTCGCCGCCAAATCGTGGGCCAACCTTCCCACCGTGTTATCCCTCTGCCCCCAGATCTTCCGTGTCACGCCTGGCCGGGAAGTCCGTGTAGTTCGCTGATTCGAAGCAGGCGGCCCAGGAGCAGGAACAGGGCGAGCATCGCGCCGCCGCCCGCCCCCAGAGCCAGCAGGGATTCAGCTGCCGGAGCCGCGACCAGGCCGGTGCAGGCGTGGGCCGCGGCCCAGCCGACGATGCCGGCGGTCGTGGCGGCAGTGCCGAGCTTGGCGTACGTGCGCAGGAGGCGCTTGCCGTCCAGGCGCCCTTCGAGTCGGCGGCGCAGGCGTGCCCCTGTGATCAGCAGGCCGATCGTGTAGGAGAGAGCGTAGGCGGCGGCCATGCCGGTGACCGCCCAGCGCGCGGGGAGGAGGAGATGGCAGCCGGTGGCCAGGGCGATGTCGATGGCGGAGATCCATACCGCCATCCGGAACGGGGTGCGGGTGTCCTCGAAGGCGTAGAAGCCGCGTAGGAGCAGGTACTGGGCGGAGAACGGGATCAGGCCCAGGGCGAACGCCTGGAGCATGTGGCCCAGCGGCTGTTCGGAGGCCGGGCCGCTGCTGCTGTAGGAGAACATCAGGGTCGCGATCTGCGGGCCGAAGGCCAGGAAGAAGATCGAGGCAGGAACGATAACCGCGCCGGTGACGCGCAGGCCCCGGGACAGGTCCTCACGCATGTCGTGCAGCCGGTGCTCGGCCGCAGCCCGGCTCATCCGCGGCAGCAGCGCTGTCACCAGGGAGACCGTGACGATGGCCTGCGGCAGGATCCAGATGTTCTGCGCGAAGAAGTAGGCGCTGTTGCCCGCCCCGGCCGTGGGCAGCAGCGCGTCGACAGCGTTGGCGTAGCGCGTCACCACGGCCAGGGCGACCTGGTTGACCAGGACGAACAGCAAAGTCCAGCGAGCCGCGCCCACGCTCTTGCGCAACCCCGTGCCGCGCCAGTCGAACCGCGGCCTCCACCGGAAGCCCGAACCCGCGAGGAAGGGGATCAGGCACAGCGCCTGCAGGACGATGCCGATCGTGGTGCCGATCCCCAGCAGCCGCACCTGCGCCGGCGTCACCGCCGCGGCGTCGGCCGGCGCGGGCACCAGCCACATGTACAGCCCGAACAGGGCGATCAGGACGACGTTGTTCAGTACCGGAGTCCACATCATCGCGCCGAACCTGCCCCGGGCGTTGAGGGCCTGTCCCAGCATGAAGTACAGGCCGTAGAAGAAGACCTGCGGCAGCAGGAAGCGGGCGAAGGCCACCGTCAGCTCGAAGAGCTGGTGGTTGCCGGCCGAGTCGGGCATGTACAGCCCGACGATCTGCGGCGCCAACACCACCATCAGCACCGTGCCCACCGCGAGTACGCTCAGCACCAGCGTGAACAACCGCTGCTCGTGCGCCACCCCGCCGTCGGGATGCTCGACCCGGGCACGAATCAACTGCGGCACCAGCACCGAGTTCAACGCCCCACCGATCAGCAGGACATACAGGCTGGTCGGCAGGGTGTTCGCGGTGTTGTAGGAACCACCCACCGCCAACGTGCCCAGCGCGGCCGCCTGCAGCATCAACCGGACCATCCCGGTAGCCCGCGATGCCACCGTGCCCACCGCCATCAACGCCGACGACCTCATCAACCCACCCGACGCCGCCCCCGCGCCCCGCCTGGCATGACGCCCCCGCCCGCGCCGCCCCGACTCGGTACCCACCCCTGCCTGCTCAACCATGCACCCAATCTAGGCCCAAAAGATCACCAGACCCGCCCGCGCAATGGAGCGGGTGCGGTCCCACCCGGCCGGACATCTGGGCCTGGTCCTCGGCTTCGTCGCCGTCCAGCACTTCGTCTTCACCGCTGTCCTGCTGTTCCCGGTCTTCCATGGCCACCAGCATCTCGCGCCCCCGCCGACACCAGCCCGGGATTTTCGGGCCCCCTGAGCCCAGTGCGGGCCGGGTCTCGCCATCTCGGGGGCCGCCGTGCAGCTGCACGGTCATCCAGCGTCAGGACCGTGGATACAAGGCGCGCTCCCGAGGGTCGCGATGCGGGCAGTAATGCCTTCGCGGGGGCAGGGTCAGTCGGTTGCATAGTCCAGCGGGTGTTCGCCCGGTTCGGCCGGCTAGTGGCGGCTGCAGAAGCGCGGTGCGGGGCTACGACCTGCGCGCCTTGAGGTGCGGATCTACGGTGGATAGGGCATGTCGTTCGGCTCGGGGGGAACCTCGGAGGGCGATTATCCATGCGCAGAATCGTGCTCGGCGCCATGCTGCTCATGCCGCTGGCGGTGACGGCTTGCAGCTCCTCTCCTTCAAGCAACTCGGTCACGGCGCCGACGACGTCCTCGACCGTGACTTCCACGCCGACCACCACGACGCCGATAGCGGCTGCACCGTCGAGCAGCGCCCCTACTTCGTCTTCGTCCGCTGTCCTGAGTGTCGGGCAGAGCGTCACCGTCCTGGCCGACCAGACCAAGTACGGGGCCCCACTGACGCAGGTCCAGGTCACTCTGCTTGGCTCCCGGTCGGCAATGTCAGTGATTACGAGTTACGGCACTGTCGACCGACCCCACCCTGGCATGAAGTTCGTGTGTGAGAGCTTCCGGGTCCGGAACACTGGGACCGGCACGCCAGACCTTCCCAGCATCCGGGGTCAGTGGGTCGGGGCCAACGGCCAGACCCAGGCGCCGCAGGTCGCTCTGGAGGATTGCAGCGACCTGGGCGTCGGCAAGCAGGGCCAGGCCCTCGTGTCGCAGCCGAACCCGGCAGCAGGGCAGTACATCGAGGGATGGATCGCGAGCGAGGTACCAGCCGGGCCAGGGGTGCTTGTGTGGTCGCGGAATCTGGACAACACGGAGCTGTTCAGGACACCCGGCTGACCAGGACCGCACCGAGGTAGACGCAGCCGTCGGCCACCAGGGCAACACCGGGGTTCGACGTCGACGGGGATGGTCTCGCCGTCCAGCGGGCCGACGTGCAACTGCACCGGCAGGGTGGGGTCAGCTCCAGTCGAAGGCCAGCAGGGCCAGTCGTTCGACGGGCTCGAAGAAGAGCAGGATCCAGTCGGCGCCCCTGCGGCGGTAGTGGTAGCCCGGTACTGCCGCCACGAAGCGGAACCGGTGTCCGGCCGGGCTGATCGGCCGCGCCTCGTCGTCGGCGTAC includes:
- a CDS encoding histidine phosphatase family protein, which gives rise to MSNRVRVWCLRHGESENVTFAIAGAVPSAPLTELGQRQAVLAARTLADEPISGIYASTALRARQTAQPLAAAAGMSVQAMPELMEVGIGRHEGSGDPTVRRQTADVLRAWVVDKDLEQRVADGETGHDVVTRVTTAFHHIAEQHPGETVTVVGHVASLTAGLGRLCELGAAVWGTPLPHAQPFLIEWTGSSWHCPTWPGAVLTRHHPG
- the murJ gene encoding murein biosynthesis integral membrane protein MurJ, with the protein product MVEQAGVGTESGRRGRGRHARRGAGAASGGLMRSSALMAVGTVASRATGMVRLMLQAAALGTLAVGGSYNTANTLPTSLYVLLIGGALNSVLVPQLIRARVEHPDGGVAHEQRLFTLVLSVLAVGTVLMVVLAPQIVGLYMPDSAGNHQLFELTVAFARFLLPQVFFYGLYFMLGQALNARGRFGAMMWTPVLNNVVLIALFGLYMWLVPAPADAAAVTPAQVRLLGIGTTIGIVLQALCLIPFLAGSGFRWRPRFDWRGTGLRKSVGAARWTLLFVLVNQVALAVVTRYANAVDALLPTAGAGNSAYFFAQNIWILPQAIVTVSLVTALLPRMSRAAAEHRLHDMREDLSRGLRVTGAVIVPASIFFLAFGPQIATLMFSYSSSGPASEQPLGHMLQAFALGLIPFSAQYLLLRGFYAFEDTRTPFRMAVWISAIDIALATGCHLLLPARWAVTGMAAAYALSYTIGLLITGARLRRRLEGRLDGKRLLRTYAKLGTAATTAGIVGWAAAHACTGLVAAPAAESLLALGAGGGAMLALFLLLGRLLRISELHGLPGQA